Proteins from one Cicer arietinum cultivar CDC Frontier isolate Library 1 chromosome 3, Cicar.CDCFrontier_v2.0, whole genome shotgun sequence genomic window:
- the LOC101498550 gene encoding furostanol glycoside 26-O-beta-glucosidase-like: MLYSNVNIAVLIPKLEQIQQELLNSKIQDIATKKPYESILKLIKSSSFPNRISFSPDFLFGAGSSALQIEGAGHEGGRGLGLWDDIVKHHKDVYVDVDKFPTKIDHYKRYKEDVQHLKKLGVNSYRMSISWSRVMPDGTLKGGINKEGVNFYDNLINELLKNGIEPFVTIIHFDYPLALQQKLGGFINRSIVKHYKDYCELLFKTYGDRVKYWTTINEAEVTAIYQYMYNIDNISTEACQTTRICKQSYNLLHNFLIAHATASKLYRTKFQAIQGGEIGLAISSGSYVPYSSKAEDVAAAQRLMDFYWGWVLEPVFHGDYPKIMRKLVGNRLPKFTKKEKKMLKGSANFIGINYYTSHFAIYEPNRTKVIGDSFDALARSEVFNDKGKTLGYMDQYAGFYVYPEGLYNVLLYIKNKYKNPKIYITENGCASTKNPNPLKNEHRVAYIAAHINATKAAIDDGANVRGYFAWAAFDTFEFQAGYSGTWGLYHIDFNNSLKRIPTDAAKWYKKYLTKDLIGFT; encoded by the exons ATGTTGTATTCTAATGTTAATATTGCAGTTCTTATTCCAAAGCTGGAACAAATTCAACAAGAATTATTAAATTCAAAG ATTCAAGATATAGCAACGAAAAAACCATACGAGTCtatattgaaattaataaaatcttCAAGCTTTCCAAATCGAATATCATTTTCACCTGACTTTTTGTTTGGTGCTGGATCTTCTGCCCTTCAG ATTGAAGGAGCAGGTCATGAAGGAGGAAGAGGACTTGGTCTATGGGATGATATAGTTAAACATCacaaag ATGTGTACGTAGATGTTGATAAATTTCCCACAAAGATTGATCATTACAAGCGATATAAG GAGGATGTGCAACATTTGAAGAAGCTCGGAGTAAATTCTTATAGAATGTCCATTTCTTGGAGTAGAGTGATGCCAg ATGGAACTCTCAAAGGAGGTATAAATAAAGAAGGTGTCAACTTCTACGACAATTTGATCAATGAGTTACTCAAAAATG GTATTGAGCCTTTTGTGACTATCATTCATTTTGACTATCCATTAGCTCTTCAACAAAAGCTTGGTGGCTTCATAAATCGCTCTATTGT gAAACATTACAAGGATTATTGTGAACTCCTATTTAAAACATATGGAGATCGAGTGAAATATTGGACTACAATTAATGAGGCAGAAGTTACAGCTATATATCAATACATGTACAACATTGACAATATTTCAACTGAGGCATGCCAAACTACTAGAATATGTAAACAATCATATAATTTACTTCACAACTTCCTCATTGCACATGCTACAGCATCAAAGTTATACAGAACAAAGTTCCAA GCAATACAAGGGGGAGAAATTGGGTTGGCTATTTCATCAGGAAGTTATGTTCCCTATAGTTCAAAAGCAGAGGATGTGGCTGCTGCTCAAAGACTAATGGATTTCTATTGGGGATG GGTTTTAGAGCCAGTGTTTCATGGAGATTATCCAAAAATAATGAGAAAGCTGGTGGGGAATAGGCTACCAAAATTCactaaaaaggagaaaaaaatgttaaaaggaAGTGCAAACTTTATTGGGATCAACTATTATACTTCTCACTTTGCTATATATGAACCAAATAGAACTAAGGTTATTGGTGATAGTTTTGATGCATTAGCTCGGTCAGAAG TTTTTAACGATAAAGGAAAAACCCTTGGTTATATG GATCAATACGCTGGATTCTATGTTTATCCGGAAGGGTTATATAATGTCTTACTTTACATTAAGAACAAGTACAAAAATCCAAAAATCTACATAACTGAAAATG GTTGTGCATCTACGAAAAATCCAAATCCATTGAAGAACGAACACCGAGTGGCTTACATTGCTGCACATATAAACGCTACCAAAGCAGCAATTGA TGATGGTGCAAATGTTCGTGGTTATTTCGCGTGGGCAGCATTTGATACATTTGAATTTCAAGCAGGCTATTCTGGAACGTGGGGACTTTATCATATCGATTTTAATAATAGCCTCAAGCGTATACCGACCGATGCGGCTAAATGGTACAAAAAGTATTTGACAAAAGATTTAATTGGATTTACATAA